A genomic segment from Conger conger chromosome 2, fConCon1.1, whole genome shotgun sequence encodes:
- the LOC133122209 gene encoding UDP-glucuronosyltransferase 2A1-like, which translates to MRNITWVKCAALIISVLVNVLGSHGGKILVFPVDGSHWINMNLLIEGLHARHHNITVVRSVSSWYVKEKCPHYTSITVHLPEVISIEDQDFFVSFLSRIMEIQRGGASVLAFISFYWEMLTKLSNMHRQASQLAVEMFKNQQLMQSLQDTQFDLVLMDPGLPAGLLIAHKLHLPTVFNVRWITSGEGHFIVAPSPVSYVPTSLCTVSDKMIFTQRAKNMFHYFLNICIDTFVVCPHYNRLCAQYFGPDINFYHLLQSIDVWLMRVDFVFEFPRPTMPNIVYIGGFQCKPSKALPPDLEEFVQSSGDHGVVIMSLGTLVKGLPVGITSEIAAAFAQIPQKVIWRHLGEKPQNLGNNTLLVQWLPQNDLLGHPKVKAFVAHGGTNGIYEAIYHSIPVLGLPLLFDQFENVLRLEVRGAAKVLDVTKITSQGFLQALQDVLQDPSYQSNMQKLSRLHRDKPLPPLDSAFFWIEFVMRHKGAAHLRTESYKMPWYAYHSLDVIGFLIVAVLAVLATVATMFHLLCCRLCRRRKLKQE; encoded by the coding sequence ATGAGAAACATTACATGGGTCAAATGTGCAGCCCTTATCATCTCTGTCCTTGTCAATGTCCTGGGTTCGCATGGGGGGAAGATCCTGGTATTCCCAGTGGATGGCAGCCACTGGATCAACATGAATCTCTTAATTGAGGGACTCCATGCCAGGCACCACAACATCACTGTGGTACGGTCTGTTAGCAGCTGGTATGTCAAGGAAAAGTGTCCCCACTACACCTCCATCACTGTCCATCTTCCAGAGGTCATCAGCATTGAGGACCAGGACTTCTTTGTGTCCTTTCTCAGCAGAATTATGGAGATCCAGCGGGGAGGGGCATCTGTCCTGGCCTTTATCTCCTTCTACTGGGAAATGTTGACCAAACTGTCAAACATGCACAGGCAAGCTAGTCAGCTTGCAGTGGAGATGTTCAAGAACCAACAGCTCATGCAGAGCCTCCAGGACACTCAGTTTGACCTGGTTCTTATGGATCCAGGTCTTCCAGCAGGGCTCCTGATAGCACACAAGCTGCATCTTCCCACAGTCTTCAATGTCCGCTGGATCACCAGTGGGGAGGGACATTTTATAGTCGCACCCTCCCCAGTCTCATATGTTCCTACTTCTTTATGTACAGTCTCAGACAAAATGATCTTCACTCAAAGAGCAAAAAATATGTTCCACTACTTCCTCAACATCTGCATCGACACATTTGTAGTTTGTCCACATTACAATAGACTGTGTGCTCAGTACTTTGGACCAGATATTAACTTCTACCATCTCCTCCAGTCCATTGACGTTTGGCTTATGAGGGTGGATTTTGTCTTTGAGTTCCCTCGCCCAACAATGCCTAATATTGTCTACATTGGTGGGTTCCAGTGCAAGCCATCCAAGGCTCTGCCACCAGACCTGGAGGAGTTTGTGCAGAGCTCTGGAGACCATGGGGTAGTTATCATGTCCCTGGGGACACTCGTTAAAGGCCTGCCTGTTGGAATTACATCAGAGATTGCTGCTGCATTTGCCCAGATCCCCCAAAAAGTAATCTGGAGGCACCTTGGGGAGAAGCCCCAGAACCTGGGAAATAATACACTGCTGGTGCAGTGGCTGCCCCAGAATGACCTCCTGGGCCATCCTAAGGTCAAGGCCTTTGTGGCCCATGGAGGGACCAATGGCATTTATGAGGCTATCTACCACAGCATACCAGTGCTGGGCTTGCCATTGCTTTTTGACCAGTTTGAGAACGTTTTGAGGTTGGAAGTACGAGGGGCAGCGAAAGTGCTGGATGTGACAAAGATTACCAGCCAGGGCTTTCTGCAGGCCTTGCAAGATGTTCTCCAGGATCCCTCATATCAAAGCAATATGCAAAAACTCTCCAGACTCCACCGAGACAAGCCCCTTCCCCCTTTGGACAGTGCCTTCTTCTGGATTGAGTTTGTCATGAGGCACAAAGGAGCGGCCCACCTGCGCACTGAGTCCTACAAGATGCCCTGGTATGCCTACCACTCGTTGGATGTGATCGGCTTTCTCATAGTCGCAGTGTTGGCTGTACTGGCCACAGTGGCAACCATGTTCCATTTACTGTGCTGCAGGTTGTGCAGGAGAAGAAAATTAAAGCAAGAATGA